From a single Rutidosis leptorrhynchoides isolate AG116_Rl617_1_P2 chromosome 5, CSIRO_AGI_Rlap_v1, whole genome shotgun sequence genomic region:
- the LOC139850346 gene encoding abscisic acid 8'-hydroxylase CYP707A2-like, with translation MEFIYIFFPFFILLSTIFFFTSSAVKGCRKSLPLPPGTLGWPYIGETFQLYSQNPNVFFASKVKKYGSIFKTHVLGCRCVMISSPAAAKLVLVTKSDLFKPTFPASKERMLGKQAIFFHQGDYHMKLRRLVLRAFTPESIKYIIPDIESIAVDSLKSLENRLINTFQEMKTFTFNVALLSIFGKDEVLYREDLKRCYYILEKGYNSMPINLPGTLFNKSMKARKELAQILAKILSLRRETNKESHNDLLASFMEEKEGLSDEQIADNIIGVIFAARDTTASVITWIVKYLAENPSVLQAVTEEQEEIMKGKDDKGLTWVDTKKMPITSRVIQETLRVASILSFTFREAVEDVEFEGYLIPKGWKVLPLFRNIHHSPENFIEPEKFDPSRFEVAPKPNTFMPFGNGIHSCPGNELAKLEILVLIHHLTTKYRWSMVGPQNEIHYAPFALPQNGLPIRLFPKKL, from the exons ATGGAATTCATTTACATTTTTTTCCCTTTCTTTATTCTTCTTTCAACTATCTTTTTCTTCACTTCCTCCGCCGTAAAAGGCTGCCGTAAAAGCCTCCCTCTTCCTCCCGGCACACTAGGTTGGCCGTATATTGGCGAAACCTTTCAATTATACTCACAGAACCCAAATGTCTTTTTTGCTTCAAAAGTGAAAAA GTATGGTTCAATCTTTAAAACCCATGTGTTAGGTTGTCGGTGTGTGATGATTTCCAGCCCTGCTGCTGCTAAACTTGTACTAGTAACAAAATCAGATCTTTTCAAGCCCACATTTCCAGCAAGTAAAGAAAGAATGTTGGGTAAACAAGCAATCTTCTTTCATCAAGGTGATTATCATATGAAATTAAGACGCCTTGTACTTCGAGCATTTACACCAGAATCCATCAAATACATCATCCCGGATATCGAATCAATCGCTGTTGATTCTCTCAAGTCATTGGAAAACAGATTAATCAACACTTTTCAAGAAATGAAAACA TTTACATTCAATGTTGCATTGCTTTCCATATTTGGAAAAGATGAGGTTCTTTATAGAGAAGATCTCAAGAGATGTTATTACATTCTTGAAAAGGGATACAATTCGATGCCAATTAATCTTCCTGGAACACTCTTTAACAAATCAATGAAAGCAAGAAAAGAATTAGCTCAGATCTTGGCCAAGATTCTATCTTTAAGAAGGGAAACAAATAAAGAAAGCCACAATGATTTATTGGCTTCATTTATGGAAGAAAAAGAAGGTCTTTCAGACGAACAAATCGCCGATAACATCATCGGAGTTATATTTGCAGCTAGGGACACAACTGCTAGTGTCATCACATGGATTGTTAAGTATTTGGCTGAAAATCCTTCTGTCCTACAAGCTGTCACA GAAGAACAAGAAGAGATAATGAAAGGGAAAGATGACAAAGGTTTGACTTGGGTGGATACCAAGAAGATGCCAATAACTTCAAGAGTAATTCAAGAAACATTGAGAGTTGCTTCAATCTTATCTTTTACATTCAGAGAAGCTGTTGAAGATGTTGAATTTGAAG GTTACCTTATTCCTAAAGGATGGAAGGTATTACCACTCTTTAGAAATATTCACCATAGTCCCGAAAATTTTATCGAGCCGGAGAAGTTCGACCCTTCGAGATTCGag GTGGCACCAAAGCCCAATACATTTATGCCATTTGGCAATGGGATCCACTCATGTCCAGGAAATGAGCTAGCCAAGCTGGAGATATTAGTGCTTATACATCACTTGACCACAAAATACAG GTGGTCAATGGTTGGCCCACAAAATGAAATTCATTACGCCCCATTTGCCCTTCCCCAAAATGGCTTACCCATTAGACTTTTTCCCAAGAAATTGTAA